gtgtgtagcaaaataaagtgtgtgagagtgtatcccttcaagtgtgagtcttgaagTAATGTTTCTCTCGGTGTAACCTTTCTTCGTATAGTGGAGGTTATTTATTGTTACTACCCGTGGACGTAGGCACTTTGCCGAACCACGTTAAATCCCGGTATtctctatcatttttattttccgcttgtggttgtgagttatttcGATTTCCATTCTACAGTTCATTCTTCCGCATTCCCCAAGATCTTCCTCAACTCCAACATTACTCCCATCCTCTTCTTTCTTAATTCTTTCCTGCTCAGCTTTTAAAGCCTTTTTTGACCTCATTTTGTCATATGCGGCCTTCTTTTCTATGAGAAATGTGACAAGCCCTTCTAGAACAACATCTGCATCATCACTCTTCATAAACTCCTCTACTATAGCTGCAGGGGTGACCTCTATACTCTCTATCAAGCTTTCAATTTCTCCAAAGAGGTGATGAGGGCTGCTTTCATGAATGCCAAGGTAGTTAGAGGCTAAGATTCTGAACCCACTTGGAGTGCAATATGATAGGTGAATGTGCAAGTCCATTCGACCAGGACGCAACAATGCAGGGTCCAATCTCTCCTTGTGGTTGGTAGTGAATACAATAATTCGCTCATCGCCACATCACGACCACATACCATCTATGAAGTTCAGTAGACCCGAAAGGGTGAACTGCAAATAGCATACCACCATCTCAATGCCTATTCACTATTCAGTAGAGCACATATAACAACACAATCTCGATGCCTATTCAGTAGAATACACATAACATCTATACATTACAAGTATTCTTACCAATGCAGATCACTAGCGGATCCGCTCGAGCCCATGCTACAATATTCATTctaaatttttaatatattagtgctgataatatatatatatatatatataattagattATTAGCATATATTTCTCCTACTAATACTGTTATTTCTTCTTAAATCTCATACAAATCCTCAAGTATTTTCTCCTAATATTCTTGATATTCTATATATTGAATATGAAATTGTAAATATGAGCTATTAAGTTTCAATCTAAGTAATTTgagaaaaaatttattttagtaTTTTAATTTGTAATCGATTTTCATAATATTCTTTAACATTTATTGAcacttatttatatttttaaagacTTTACATACATAAATGttatatgattatatattaTGCTGACCAAAATTGTTTTTTGCCTACGACCAATTCTAAACCCACCCTATGTTTGGATCCTAGATCCGCCCTGATGCAGATGATTACTTGAGGTAACAATGTGTCAATATATACAGATTAATGAAGTAATAGACTAATAGCTCAAGTTAAATGGCTGTTTAAAAAGGTTAGGGACTAACATTTCTTGGTTGATTTACATGGCCTTTAGAAGACTGAACTGAATCCCGATTCTCTATCTGCACACTGCAATCGATGTCCTCCACAACCACAATAGAACGATTACATGTAGAAAGTAGAACCCTTCTCAGTTTAGAGTTTCCATAAATGCTAGAAAGCTCTAGATCGTAGATATTAAACTTGAGATAGTTAGCCATGGTTGCAATCAAGCTCGATTTTCCAGTACCAGGTGGACCGTACAACAAATACCCTCTCTTCCAAGCCTTACCTTCCTTCTTATAAAATTCCCTTCTCCTCACAAACCTATCCAAGTCATCTTTAATCATCTTCTTGGGTTCTGGATCCATTGCCATTGTCTCGAAAGTTACAGGGTGCACCGGTGCACGAGATCTATGCAATTTCTGGAAGCCCCACATTGATCCCTTCCAGTGGTATGAAGCTTCAAACCCTTTCCCCTTGTTCAATACTCTCAGCCTGAGCAAGCACATAGAGCAAGTACGAGTCCATCACCTTGGGTCCTTGGCTCTGTCTTTCTTATCGAAACTCAACTCAAAGCTCTACTGAACCTTCTCTCCTCTATTAATACCAACCATCCCGTACTTACTTGGGTTGGTTTTGCTCTTATTTGATGATTTGGCCACGTATCTCCACCGGAGATTTATGTCATCAAATACATCCATGACAACTTGGCCTCTTTTCTCAACGGTGAGGCTGGCACTATCTGCCGATTCGTCTTGCTCAGTTCGAGTCGAGAATCGGAGGGACTGATCTTGGGATCCTAGGTAGACCTCCACCTTTTCATGGACCTCGTTGACAGCCATGCCGATGTTCTTGTTGATGAAAAGAGTGCGTTTGTCATTTGGGGGAGACTTGAAGAAGTAACTTCGAACCTTGGAGTATATATAAGACCGAACCGAGCTGGGAATGAAGTCTTTGAGCTCATTGATAGCGGTTTGGAGCAAGAACTTGAAGGAAGTGAAGGAAGCATagtgtcacgagcttactcttttgtTATGCTACTCGTGCGGTCttagcaactcccttatgctaagtcagcatTACTCTCACAACACCTGGCTAGAACAAATGAAAGGCAAAGAGAATATCTCTAAAGAAAACTTGTATTAAATAAAGAAAgcttacaagtatgcttgaaGACAACTTACTTGATGTTTCAAATGTGAGGAATGCCTTGTTATTTATAGGCATCCTCATCATACCTCAATAGTTATAGAgaattctaggactatgtaaaAGTGTAGTTGCTTCTAGAGAGTTCTACACAAGTCTATACAAGTCTAAGTGATACCGTGAGTATTCTAGAGACTTCTGAAATGGTCTAGGTCCTTgagcctctccaaggttctagagagTTCCTGAGATGTCCAAAGGTTCTCAAACCTTCTAGAAACTTTTAAGACTTTTAAGACTTTCCAGAGTCTCTATGACTCTCTAGAGGCTTCAACGATCTTCCAAAGTCTTCCATAACCTTCTATGACATTCCAGAGGATTCTAAAGTCTTCTAGATACTTCCACAATGCTCAAGTGATCTCTAATACCTTCCTTGAGCCATATTGACTTCAGAAATGCCTAATGAAAATTCTATGAAGGTTGGCGGGGCGTGACACTCTCCCCCACCTAAGCGCGCGATGCCCTCATCGCGCATTCCTTCTTGTAACGCTGGATTGTCCTTGAATTGCCATAGTGTATCCTCGGATTCTCAGCTTACTTCCGTATTAAGCAGGCCCCTCCACTTAATGAGGTACTCCTTGTACATTGGCATGCCTCGACGTCGAGTGACTCGATCGGCTACTTCTTTCCTAAAAGAAGTGACAACCGTTGTTGGTGCCAGATGTGAAGCTCCCCTTGATGAGTCTTTCATGACTTGTAATGTCGACAACACCTTTACGCCTTGTTTTGTACCTCTAGTTGCCGGTACTACACAAGACTTGTCGCCGTCCATGATGCACAAACTATTAGTGAATGGCACCGGAAATGCTTTGACTTGGTCATGAAATTCCAACCCCAAGACTACCTTATAGTCATCCATCGGCACTATCGAGAAGTCTAGGTTCCCACACCATGATCCCACGCTGGTCTTGACTCCTCGTGCTACGCGTTGTATGGGTCGGGCAGGTGAATTGACCACCTTGATGGAGCCCCCTCCATCGCTTGCCTTAAGTTCTAGCCTTTGTGCTTCCTCGATGGCAATAAAGTTGTGAGTTGTTCCCGTGCCGAGCATCGCCGTTGTTGGCTTCCCACATATAGTGATGTCTGTATGGAGAAAACCTTTGGCTTGATCCTTAGGCGTGGATTGGAACGCAATGAGTAGCTGTACATACCCCATGTATGCACCACTATTGTCGCCCTCGGCTTtcatttcactttgatgacTTCCTAAGAGTGCACTTAATGCTTTCTTTTGCGGGCAATCCCTAGCCCAATGCGGTCCATCGCAAAGAAAACATTTGTTATTGTTGGGCTTACTCGAGCTCTGCATCTTCTTTTGCTTGCCTTTATCCTTGAACTTGCCAAGTAGTTCTCACGGCGGGACTCTTCCTTGTGTTGGACTTTATCTCCCCCACCTTTGGCATAGTTGCTCTTCTTTTCCTTTGGCTTGGTGGACTCCCTTGAACTTGAGAAATCAACTAAGCCCTCGGCCACGGCTATGGCGGTGGCAAGGTCTTGCACTCCTCATCGCCTTAACTCCATCTTGTCCCATGATTGGAGATCATCCATGAAGTTAAAGAGATCATCCTTGTCGAACAAGTCGCGGATCTCAAGCACCAAGTTAGTAAAATCTCTAATATAATCACAAATAGGCCTCATGTGCTTGAGCCTTCGCAAGTGAGCTCTTGCCTCATCCTCGGCATTCTTGGGATAAAATTGTCTCTTAAGCTCTTTAACAAAGTCATCAGAGGTAGAGATGGTGCACGTACCTCTTTCGACATCTCCTCGCTTTCTCCTCCACCATAGCATGCCGGTGTCGGTGAGATATAGAGCCGCGGTATTTATCTTGGCATCCTCCTCCGTGATGCCTACGGCTCCAAAGTATTGATCTAGCCCCCATAAGAAGTTGTCCACTTCTCGAGCGTTGCGCGTCCCTCCGAAGCTCTTTGGCTTTGGCACTTTGATTCGTTTGACCTCTACGGTGCTACTAGTGCTAGCCCTCGTGGCTAGTGTGCGCTTGCATAGGGCAAGGTCTGCCCACACTTCCTCCATGCGTGCAGAATCTGTTTGCATCTCCTCCATGCGTACAAGCATGCTATTGTGCTCCATTTCATGAACTTCACGTATCCGGACAAGTTCCTTCATGAACTCCTCGCGAATATTGTCCATCTAGCCCCGCAATGACTCCTATATCTTGAGCATCATGCCCTTGATCGCAGTGTGGATTGTGGCCTCCTCTGGCTCCAAGTCTTCCACTTGGGCCCCCACTCACGCTCTCCTCCACTTGAGTTAGTCGTGAGTCGATTGTAGCTAATATGTCCTTGAGCCGTTCCTTCTTTGGACCCGTCAGATTGACGAGTTCTTCGTGACCCCTCTCTTGCGTGTCGTCGGAAACATTACCAGCATGATTGTCATTTTTTGCCATTGTGTCGAGCTAGCGTCTTGATCGAACTTCAGCTCTGATACCGcctgtcacgagcttactcttttgtTATGCTACTTGTGTGGCCTTAGCAACTCACTTATGTTAAGTCAGTCTTACTCTCACAACACTTGGCTAGAACAAATGAAAGGCAAAGAATATCTCTAAATAGAACTTGTATTAAACAAAGAAAGCTTACAAGAGAGTGtttacaagtatgcttgaaGACAACTTACTTGATGCTTCAAATGTGAGGAATgtcttgctatttataggcctccaCATCCTACCTCAAtagttctagagaattctaggactatgtacaagtGTAGTTGTTTCTAGTGAGTTCTACATAAGTATATACAAGTCTAAGTAATACCATGAGTATTGTAGAGACTTCCGGAGTGGTATAGGTCTTTgagcctctccaaggttctagagagTTTCAGAGATGTTCAAAGGTTCCCAAACCTTCTAGAGACTTCTAAAACTTTCCAAATTCTTCTATGACTCTCTAGAGGCTTCTACGATCTTCCAAAGTCTTCCATAACCTTCTATGACTTTCTAGCGGGTTCTAAAGTCTTACAAATGCTTCCACAATGCTCAAGTGATCTCTTATACATTCATTGAGTCATGCTGGCTTCAGAAATACCCAAAGAAAATTCTATAAAGGTTGGCGGGGCGTGACAATAGGATGTGAACAGAGAAGACACTGATTTGGGCAAGTGTTTGGGATTCAGAGGAAacattgttttgtgttttagCTGTGGTGATTCTGTTTGTTTCAGCTCAGGGAAGAGATACAAGCTAGTATCTGGTCTTGACTCCTGAGTAGTGATTAAATATGACAAAAGGTTCAACGTGATTTCTTGGCAGTCAAGAAGAAAATCTTATGACAGAAGATCTCTGTTCTTACCAGTGTCAGTCTCTGGTACATCATGTAAGCTCATTTGATCAGAAAGTCTTGTTCGTTCGGGTAAGATTGTTCTGCGTGTCTTTTGTTCATCTCTTTACTCTTCTCTTTAAAATTTTCGCccttaaaaattagagaaAATTATGGAACCCCCAGAGTTATATATCATCCCTTTACCTCAAGAAACAGAGTTGATATACCAAGAAACAGAGATGATTGATCCTCTTTTATGGAGTTTCAATACTCTTGATTTTAGAAGTTTCCGGAGTCGTTGATTTGGCTTACTCCACAGTACGCTACAAACATTGACAAATCTAACGGTTCAAAGACTATAAAACTCTGGAAGTCTGGAGCAAGTACTTGTAGTGTACGTATGTGTTGCAGAGAGCCGTTGGATGTATTCAGTTTTTGGGTATGAGATCTAGTACTATTGATTCCAAGCAATGAAGATGGTGTGCAAATACAGGAAGGAGCCAACTGTAAAAGCCTGCAACCTCCAGCTCtgttttctccttcttctttttttggtcaaaCGAGATGGATTTAAAGGCCAAAGAGGCCAAGCTACAACCGAGAAAACAATCAAAgcaataatttatttatccGGGTGTTGCACAAGTTTGCTATTTCTACTTGAGTTTCCAATGGTAACAGACTAACAGTTGCTCCATTTACTTATTTTCAAGCAACAAAAATTGATATCTGGATGGTATTTAGACATGTATGGTAACATTTTTAAGTCTCACCAAGATTAGTAAACTCGAAATTAAGCAATATCCCATCTTATGAAAATTCTATGTTGGCAAGCATACATTTTGTCATCTCAAATTAATGTCTTTAAAGTTTAGAGgacacttttttttattcaaaaatCTTAATCCTTTATTTCAGGTTCTACATTACTTAGTTTATTTCAGGTTCTACAATTGAATAGAAAGGGAACTCAATATGGAGAATTCAAGGTGTTTGCGACATCAATGACAAAGCGGTACTTAACATCAGCCTTGGCAACTCGTTCAAAAGCAGTGTTCACATAATCCATAGGAATGATTTCCACATCAGCTGTGATATTGTACTTTGCTGCAAAGTCTATCATCTCTCGAGTCTCTTTCATTCCCCCAGTTGCACTCCCGGCAATTAATTTCCTCCCTATGTATTGAATATTGAGAGTTAATCAAATTGAGATTTTGCCAATTTGCAATTATTTTAGAGTAATTATTAACTTtatccagaaaaaaaaaaaccaacgcACCAATGATCAGAGGAAACACCGGTAGCTCTGGAGGTTGGAGGGGAGCACCCACCACAACAAGCTTTCCGTCCGTCATTAACAAGTCAAGCAACGGCGAGAGAGAATGAGGAGCTGAAACTGTGTCGATGATGCCGTCCAATGTACCCATGGCAACCTATATACACGATCATTGATCGAATGCAATGTATTCAGATATGGTCGGTACTACGTACATAAGTAAAaggaattttaattttgacaaAAAACTATGTCAAGTAACATAATATGTCACATATTTATCGAGAGTTATGGTAAGAACATCAACAATATTGTAGCACCTGCATTTCTTCTTGGTTGTGACTGATCAGAAAATGGTCGGCACCAAGTTTTTCCATTGCTTCCTTCTTCTTGTTTGGAGAAGTACTTATGACAGTCACTTCTACTCCGATAGCCTTGGCGAACTTCACTGCCATATGACCGAGTCCCCCAAGTCCTACCACACCCAAGTGCTTACCACGCTCAAGTAGTCCAAAGTGTTTCATAGGGCTATACACCGTAATGCCGGCACAAAGCATAGGTGCAACACCCTCTAATGGCAAGTTATCAGGGATTCGTACTGCGAAATGCTCCTCGACTACAAACTTGTCGGAGTATCCACCGTAAGTTATTGATCCGTCATGGTAGCGTTTGTTGTATGTCCATATCATATTGGGACAGTAATTTTCCAAGTCTCGCGTGCAGTTGCTGCATGAACCACACGATCCCACCATGCACCCTACTCCGGCGATGTCTCCTACCTTAAATTTTGTAACGTTGCTCCCAACTTCAGTCACCTCGCCAACAATCTCATGTCTTCAAAATTAATGATGGTGAAATATCAGATATATATCGATCGCACTTGTATTTGTACGTGGTGATGTACAAATAACTACGCTAGCTAAGGTACGTAACTTTTGGTACTTACCCTGGGACGAGGGGATAGATGGTCATTCCCACTTCGTCCTTTGCAAAGTGAAGGTCTGA
This genomic interval from Argentina anserina chromosome 1, drPotAnse1.1, whole genome shotgun sequence contains the following:
- the LOC126800001 gene encoding probable mannitol dehydrogenase isoform X1; this translates as MCEAVLTFAEEMEAVNAYGWAARDSSGILSPFHFTRRTIGKNDIGMKILYCGICHSDLHFAKDEVGMTIYPLVPGHEIVGEVTEVGSNVTKFKVGDIAGVGCMVGSCGSCSNCTRDLENYCPNMIWTYNKRYHDGSITYGGYSDKFVVEEHFAVRIPDNLPLEGVAPMLCAGITVYSPMKHFGLLERGKHLGVVGLGGLGHMAVKFAKAIGVEVTVISTSPNKKKEAMEKLGADHFLISHNQEEMQVAMGTLDGIIDTVSAPHSLSPLLDLLMTDGKLVVVGAPLQPPELPVFPLIIGRKLIAGSATGGMKETREMIDFAAKYNITADVEIIPMDYVNTAFERVAKADVKYRFVIDVANTLNSPY
- the LOC126800001 gene encoding probable mannitol dehydrogenase isoform X2; this translates as MCEAVLTFAEEMEAVNAYGWAARDSSGILSPFHFTRRHEIVGEVTEVGSNVTKFKVGDIAGVGCMVGSCGSCSNCTRDLENYCPNMIWTYNKRYHDGSITYGGYSDKFVVEEHFAVRIPDNLPLEGVAPMLCAGITVYSPMKHFGLLERGKHLGVVGLGGLGHMAVKFAKAIGVEVTVISTSPNKKKEAMEKLGADHFLISHNQEEMQVAMGTLDGIIDTVSAPHSLSPLLDLLMTDGKLVVVGAPLQPPELPVFPLIIGRKLIAGSATGGMKETREMIDFAAKYNITADVEIIPMDYVNTAFERVAKADVKYRFVIDVANTLNSPY